The following proteins are co-located in the Carassius auratus strain Wakin chromosome 7, ASM336829v1, whole genome shotgun sequence genome:
- the trappc2l gene encoding trafficking protein particle complex subunit 2-like protein, with product MAVCIAVIAKENYPLYIRSVPTQGELKFHYTVHTSLDVVEEKISGVGKALADQRELYLGLLYPTEDYKVYGYVTNSKVKFVIVVDSSNTSLRDNEIRSMFRKLHNSFTDVMCNPFYNPGDPIQSKAFDSIVSTMMVQAF from the exons ATGGCGGTGTGTATAGCAGTCATTGCGAAGGAG AACTATCCCCTGTACATTCGGAGCGTTCCTACACAGGGGGAACTCAAGTTCCACTACACAGTGCACACATCTCTGGACGTGGTGGAGGAGAAGATCTCGGGTGTGGGCAAAGCCTTGGCCGACCAGAGGGAGCTTTATCTGGGACTCCTCTATCCAACGGAGGACTACAAAGT ATATGGCTACGTGACAAACTCTAAGGTGAAGTTTGTGATTGTTGTCGACTCCTCCAACACGTCTCTACGAGACAACGAAATTAGAAGT ATGTTCAGGAAGTTGCACAACTCCTTCACTGATGTTATGTGTAACCCATTCTACAATCCTGGTGATCCAATTCAGTCAAA ggcTTTTGACAGTATAGTTTCAACTATGATGGTGCAGGCCTTCTGA
- the pabpn1l gene encoding embryonic polyadenylate-binding protein 2 isoform X2 — translation MEMDESDMQYEVERPFPYSPQAGLFFSMNHEEKIDSDRRSIYVGNVDYGATADELEMYFNGCGHVNRVTIPYNRFTGHPKGFAYIEFSERESVRTAMTLDETLFRGRVIKVLPKRTNIPGFRTTDLRGGWSRGRGFRTSRFYNPFRGCHFIRENGRDDPWVDSF, via the exons ATGGAAATGGACGAGTCTGACATGCAGTATGAGGTAGAGAGACCGTTTCCCTACAGCCCTCAGGCAG GATTATTCTTCAGTATGAACCATGAGGAGAAAATAGATTCAGATAGGAGATCTATCTATGTGGGGAAT GTGGATTATGGAGCGACTGCAGATGAACTGGAGATGTACTTCAATGGCTGTGGCCACGTTAACAGAGTTACAATCCCGTATAATAGATTCACAGGCCATCCAAAAGG TTTTGCCTACATTGAGTTCTCGGAGAGGGAGTCTGTGAGGACTGCCATGACTTTAGATGAAACACTATTCAGAGGACGTGTCATTAAG GTATTGCCAAAAAGAACAAACATTCCAGGTTTCAGGACTACAGACTTGCGTGGAGGTTGGTCCCGAGGAAGAGGTTTCCGTACCTCGAGATTTTACAACCCATTCAGGGGCTGCCACTTCATTAG GGAAAATGGAAGAGATGATCCTTGGGTTGATTCTTTTTGA
- the pabpn1l gene encoding embryonic polyadenylate-binding protein 2 isoform X1 — translation MEMDESDMQYEVERPFPYSPQAGLFFSMNHEEKIDSDRRSIYVGNVDYGATADELEMYFNGCGHVNRVTIPYNRFTGHPKGFAYIEFSERESVRTAMTLDETLFRGRVIKVLPKRTNIPGFRTTDLRGGWSRGRGFRTSRFYNPFRGCHFIRSVLPINNSTSHDMEL, via the exons ATGGAAATGGACGAGTCTGACATGCAGTATGAGGTAGAGAGACCGTTTCCCTACAGCCCTCAGGCAG GATTATTCTTCAGTATGAACCATGAGGAGAAAATAGATTCAGATAGGAGATCTATCTATGTGGGGAAT GTGGATTATGGAGCGACTGCAGATGAACTGGAGATGTACTTCAATGGCTGTGGCCACGTTAACAGAGTTACAATCCCGTATAATAGATTCACAGGCCATCCAAAAGG TTTTGCCTACATTGAGTTCTCGGAGAGGGAGTCTGTGAGGACTGCCATGACTTTAGATGAAACACTATTCAGAGGACGTGTCATTAAG GTATTGCCAAAAAGAACAAACATTCCAGGTTTCAGGACTACAGACTTGCGTGGAGGTTGGTCCCGAGGAAGAGGTTTCCGTACCTCGAGATTTTACAACCCATTCAGGGGCTGCCACTTCATTAGGTCAGTTCTGCCAATAAATAACAGTACTTCACATGATATGGAGCTTTAA